The following coding sequences lie in one Microbacterium sp. XT11 genomic window:
- the fusA gene encoding elongation factor G, producing the protein MAQDVLTDLSKVRNIGIMAHIDAGKTTTTERILFYTGVNHKLGETHDGASTTDWMEQEKERGITITSAAVTCFWNKNQINIIDTPGHVDFTVEVERSLRVLDGAVAVFDGKEGVEPQSETVWRQADKYNVPRICFVNKMDKLGADFYFTVDTIVNRLGAKPLVLQLPIGAENDFVGVVDLIEMRALVWPGDAKGDVTMGASYEIQEIPADLKDKAEEYRQQLLETVAETDEELLEKFFGGEELTIAEIKGAIRKLVVAGEIYPVLCGSAFKNRGVQPMLDAVVDYLPSPLDVPAIEAHDPKDEEKIIERHPDAKDPFAALAFKVAVHPFFGRLTYVRVYSGELESGAQVINSTKGKKERIGKIFQMHANKENPVDKLTAGNIYAVIGLKDTTTGDTLADINAPVVLESMTFPEPVIEVAIEPKTKADQEKLGVAIQKLAEEDPTFRTELNPETGQTTIKGMGELHLDILVDRMKREFKVEANVGKPQVAYRETIRKAVEKHDYTHKKQTGGSGQFAKIQFTIEPLPLDAEKTYEFENAVTGGRVPREYIPSVDAGFQDAMNVGVLAGYPMVGVKATLVDGAAHDVDSSEMAFKIAGSMGFKEAARRANPVLLEPLMAVEVRTPEEYMGDVIGDLNSRRGQIQSMEDAAGVKVVRASVPLSEMFGYIGDLRSKTSGRAVYSMEFDSYAEVPKAVADEIVQKAKGE; encoded by the coding sequence GTGGCACAAGACGTGCTCACCGACCTGAGCAAGGTTCGGAACATCGGCATCATGGCGCACATCGATGCCGGCAAGACCACCACGACCGAGCGCATCCTGTTCTACACGGGCGTCAACCACAAGCTCGGCGAGACGCACGACGGTGCCTCGACCACCGACTGGATGGAGCAGGAGAAGGAGCGCGGCATCACGATCACGTCTGCTGCCGTGACCTGCTTCTGGAACAAGAACCAGATCAACATCATCGACACCCCCGGTCACGTGGACTTCACCGTCGAGGTGGAGCGCTCGCTGCGCGTGCTCGACGGTGCTGTGGCGGTGTTCGACGGCAAGGAGGGCGTCGAGCCCCAGTCCGAGACCGTGTGGCGCCAGGCCGACAAGTACAACGTCCCCCGCATCTGCTTCGTCAACAAGATGGACAAGCTCGGCGCGGACTTCTACTTCACGGTCGACACCATCGTCAACCGCCTCGGCGCCAAGCCGCTCGTGCTGCAGCTGCCGATCGGTGCCGAGAACGACTTCGTCGGCGTCGTCGACCTCATCGAGATGCGCGCGCTGGTGTGGCCGGGCGACGCCAAGGGTGACGTGACGATGGGTGCGTCGTACGAGATCCAGGAGATCCCGGCCGACCTCAAGGACAAGGCCGAGGAGTACCGCCAGCAGCTGCTGGAGACGGTCGCCGAGACCGACGAGGAGCTTCTCGAGAAGTTCTTCGGCGGCGAGGAGCTGACCATCGCCGAGATCAAGGGCGCCATCCGCAAGCTCGTCGTCGCCGGCGAGATCTACCCGGTGCTCTGCGGTTCGGCGTTCAAGAACCGCGGTGTGCAGCCCATGCTCGACGCGGTCGTCGACTACCTGCCGTCGCCTCTCGACGTGCCCGCCATCGAGGCGCACGACCCGAAGGACGAAGAGAAGATCATCGAGCGTCACCCCGACGCCAAGGACCCGTTCGCCGCGCTGGCGTTCAAGGTCGCGGTGCACCCGTTCTTCGGTCGTCTCACCTACGTGCGCGTGTACTCGGGCGAGCTCGAGTCGGGCGCTCAGGTCATCAACTCGACCAAGGGCAAGAAGGAGCGCATCGGGAAGATCTTCCAGATGCACGCCAACAAGGAGAACCCGGTCGACAAGCTGACCGCCGGCAACATCTACGCCGTGATCGGCCTGAAGGACACCACCACGGGTGACACCCTCGCCGACATCAACGCGCCGGTCGTCCTCGAGTCGATGACGTTCCCGGAGCCGGTGATCGAGGTCGCCATCGAGCCGAAGACCAAGGCCGACCAGGAGAAGCTGGGCGTCGCGATCCAGAAGCTCGCCGAAGAAGACCCGACCTTCCGCACGGAGCTCAACCCCGAGACCGGTCAGACGACCATCAAGGGCATGGGCGAGCTGCACCTCGACATCCTCGTCGACCGCATGAAGCGGGAGTTCAAGGTCGAGGCGAACGTCGGCAAGCCGCAGGTGGCGTACCGCGAGACGATCCGCAAGGCCGTCGAGAAGCACGACTACACGCACAAGAAGCAGACCGGTGGTTCTGGTCAGTTCGCGAAGATCCAGTTCACGATCGAGCCGCTGCCGCTCGACGCGGAGAAGACCTACGAGTTCGAGAACGCCGTCACCGGTGGTCGCGTGCCTCGTGAGTACATCCCGTCGGTCGACGCCGGTTTCCAGGACGCGATGAACGTCGGCGTGCTCGCGGGCTACCCGATGGTCGGCGTCAAGGCGACCCTCGTCGACGGTGCTGCGCACGACGTCGACTCCTCGGAGATGGCGTTCAAGATCGCGGGCTCCATGGGCTTCAAGGAGGCCGCTCGCCGCGCCAACCCCGTGCTGCTCGAGCCGCTGATGGCCGTCGAGGTGCGTACTCCTGAGGAGTACATGGGCGACGTCATCGGTGACCTGAACTCGCGTCGTGGCCAGATCCAGTCGATGGAGGATGCCGCGGGCGTCAAGGTGGTGCGCGCTTCGGTGCCGCTGTCCGAGATGTTCGGCTACATCGGCGACCTGCGTTCGAAGACCTCCGGTCGTGCCGTCTACTCCATGGAGTTCGACAGCTACGCCGAGGTCCCGAAGGCCGTCGCGGACGAGATCGTCCAGAAGGCCAAGGGCGAGTAA
- a CDS encoding SGNH/GDSL hydrolase family protein, producing the protein MYAKVTVAARVLWCLASEPAAFSTPALDASVMWSTCRLAFMSGTSLPQRHRFSGLLTKLGVDKMARLFTVSASCVVFAVLLAAHLGSAEPLHGGDISHSADLSVPAGARVLMIDDTDYAASTASQLADASGWELTALAASGFGPSTSGESVAEAIELAERSGLHPDVVIINVGARDAWKPRKDLRKDVLRALWEVRELFPHARTLVVGPIGETGSNDSPFGAVDIALARAARQAGTEFVSAIGAGLVAPHREGSLKGAPDKVAGLIMSALEG; encoded by the coding sequence ATGTACGCGAAGGTCACCGTCGCGGCGCGCGTGCTCTGGTGTTTGGCGAGCGAGCCGGCGGCGTTCAGCACTCCGGCGCTCGACGCTTCGGTGATGTGGAGCACGTGTAGATTGGCGTTCATGTCAGGGACGAGTCTGCCACAGCGGCACCGGTTCTCCGGGCTGCTCACAAAGCTGGGCGTTGACAAGATGGCTCGTCTCTTCACTGTCTCCGCGTCGTGCGTCGTGTTCGCCGTTCTTCTGGCCGCTCACCTTGGGTCGGCGGAGCCCTTGCATGGCGGTGACATTAGTCATTCAGCAGATCTCAGCGTTCCTGCGGGTGCGCGTGTCTTGATGATTGACGATACGGACTATGCCGCTTCGACCGCGTCGCAGCTGGCTGATGCCAGTGGATGGGAGCTGACGGCTTTGGCGGCGTCCGGGTTCGGCCCGAGTACCTCCGGCGAATCAGTCGCAGAGGCGATAGAACTCGCTGAGCGTTCCGGGCTGCACCCAGATGTCGTGATCATCAACGTGGGGGCGCGCGATGCTTGGAAGCCCCGGAAAGACCTCCGCAAGGACGTATTGAGGGCGCTTTGGGAAGTGCGCGAACTCTTCCCGCATGCCAGGACTCTTGTAGTTGGCCCCATAGGTGAGACAGGTTCGAATGATTCGCCCTTCGGCGCTGTCGATATCGCGCTTGCTCGCGCGGCGCGGCAAGCGGGGACGGAGTTTGTCTCTGCAATCGGGGCTGGTCTGGTGGCTCCTCATCGTGAAGGATCGCTCAAGGGTGCCCCGGACAAGGTGGCAGGCCTGATAATGAGCGCGTTAGAGGGTTGA
- the tuf gene encoding elongation factor Tu, which translates to MAKAKFERTKPHVNIGTIGHVDHGKTTLSAAISKVLADKYPSDTNVQRDFASIDSAPEERQRGITINISHIEYETPKRHYAHVDAPGHADYVKNMITGAAQMDGAILVVAATDGPMAQTREHVLLAKQVGVPYLLVALNKADAVDDEEILELVELEVRELLSSQGFDGDNAPVVRVSALKALEGDEKWTEAILELMQAVDDSVPDPERDRDKPFLMPIEDVFTITGRGTVVTGRAERGTLAINSEVEIVGLRPTQKTTVTGIEMFHKQLDEAWAGENCGLLLRGTKREDVERGQVVVKPGSITPHTNFEGTAYILSKDEGGRHNPFYTNYRPQFYFRTTDVTGVITLPEGTEMVMPGDTTDMSVELIQPIAMEEGLGFAIREGGRTVGAGTVTKIIK; encoded by the coding sequence GTGGCTAAGGCCAAGTTCGAGCGGACCAAGCCGCACGTCAACATCGGAACGATCGGTCACGTCGACCACGGCAAGACCACGCTCTCCGCGGCGATCTCGAAGGTGCTCGCTGACAAGTACCCGTCCGACACCAACGTGCAGCGCGACTTCGCTTCCATCGACTCGGCGCCTGAAGAGCGTCAGCGTGGTATCACCATCAACATCTCGCACATCGAGTACGAGACCCCGAAGCGCCACTACGCGCACGTCGACGCTCCCGGCCACGCCGACTATGTCAAGAACATGATCACCGGTGCCGCTCAGATGGACGGCGCGATCCTCGTGGTCGCCGCCACCGACGGTCCGATGGCTCAGACCCGTGAGCACGTTCTGCTCGCCAAGCAGGTCGGTGTTCCCTACCTGCTCGTCGCGCTGAACAAGGCCGACGCGGTCGACGACGAGGAGATCCTGGAGCTCGTCGAGCTCGAGGTCCGCGAGCTGCTCTCGTCGCAGGGCTTCGACGGCGACAACGCTCCCGTCGTTCGCGTTTCCGCTCTCAAGGCCCTCGAGGGTGACGAGAAGTGGACCGAGGCCATCCTCGAGCTCATGCAGGCTGTCGACGACAGCGTTCCGGACCCGGAGCGTGACCGTGACAAGCCGTTCCTCATGCCGATCGAGGACGTCTTCACCATCACCGGTCGTGGCACCGTCGTCACGGGCCGCGCCGAGCGTGGCACGCTGGCCATCAACTCCGAGGTCGAGATCGTGGGTCTGCGCCCGACGCAGAAGACGACCGTCACCGGTATCGAGATGTTCCACAAGCAGCTCGACGAGGCATGGGCCGGCGAGAACTGTGGTCTGCTCCTCCGCGGCACCAAGCGTGAGGACGTGGAGCGTGGCCAGGTCGTCGTGAAGCCGGGTTCGATCACCCCGCACACGAACTTCGAGGGCACCGCGTACATCCTGTCGAAGGACGAGGGTGGCCGCCACAACCCGTTCTACACGAACTACCGCCCGCAGTTCTACTTCCGTACCACCGACGTCACCGGCGTCATCACGCTGCCCGAGGGCACCGAGATGGTCATGCCCGGCGACACCACCGACATGTCGGTCGAGCTCATCCAGCCGATCGCTATGGAGGAGGGCCTCGGCTTCGCCATCCGTGAGGGTGGCCGCACCGTGGGTGCCGGTACGGTGACGAAGATCATCAAGTAA
- a CDS encoding glycosyltransferase produces MSTCVLLPTASTGEWLDLAVRSVLESDSTTRVLVVFDGVPPTLDRWWVKDERVSYLERTTSQGLAAALNAGLAAIDAEFVARLDADDVALRGRFLKQEEFLRSHPEFGAVSGSAILIDEAGMPLGHLDASAGSAADIRRSLLQRNRLIHPAVMYRRSVVVSAGGYDESLRYMEDYELWLRLSLETSIAATSEPVIKYRLHASQMTKAAPAHGQHVRKVLHGRRRLARSLGVSPIWVESLNAAWVANQFLRVLRARLRAKSLKK; encoded by the coding sequence TTGAGCACCTGCGTTCTGCTGCCCACTGCCTCAACCGGGGAGTGGCTGGACCTTGCGGTCAGGTCGGTCCTGGAATCCGACTCAACGACCCGGGTTCTCGTCGTGTTCGATGGCGTCCCACCAACGCTCGATCGTTGGTGGGTCAAGGATGAGAGGGTCTCATACCTCGAACGGACCACCAGCCAGGGGCTGGCCGCAGCCCTGAACGCAGGCCTTGCTGCGATTGACGCTGAGTTCGTCGCTCGGCTCGACGCAGACGACGTAGCCCTTCGCGGTCGATTTCTGAAGCAAGAGGAGTTTCTGCGTTCTCACCCGGAGTTTGGCGCCGTGTCGGGGAGCGCGATCCTGATCGACGAGGCCGGGATGCCTCTCGGTCACCTGGATGCATCTGCAGGGAGTGCCGCCGATATTCGTCGATCACTCCTGCAACGAAACCGACTTATCCATCCCGCCGTGATGTATCGCCGTTCAGTTGTTGTATCTGCAGGTGGATACGACGAAAGCTTGCGCTACATGGAGGACTACGAGCTCTGGTTGAGACTCTCTCTCGAGACAAGTATTGCCGCGACCAGCGAGCCGGTCATCAAGTATCGTCTGCATGCGTCACAGATGACGAAGGCTGCACCCGCACACGGGCAGCACGTACGCAAGGTACTTCACGGAAGGCGCCGTCTCGCACGGAGCTTGGGCGTCTCACCGATCTGGGTCGAGTCGCTTAACGCCGCGTGGGTTGCCAACCAGTTCCTTCGCGTTCTGCGAGCCAGGCTCCGGGCGAAATCCCTCAAGAAGTGA
- a CDS encoding VanZ family protein: protein MSEIYVGPPPPRSYARLWVSTLLLIVYAAFVLVVTMWPHPKQLEFDGIASRLLRALHNVGVPEWFGYDKLEFTANIGMFVPLGFLLGLALARRAWWVALFLLPAFSGAIEFAQGIALEERVSTVFDVLANTIGGYVGLLLAMILRAMIYARDRTKIERELWERRAAAAELQRQNAARAAARSGVALPTAPAYVEPDPVTRVLDADFWATGDAPTVRLPV from the coding sequence ATGAGCGAGATCTACGTCGGCCCGCCGCCGCCCCGAAGCTACGCACGCCTGTGGGTGTCGACCCTGCTGCTGATCGTCTATGCGGCCTTCGTGCTCGTGGTGACGATGTGGCCGCATCCGAAGCAGCTGGAGTTCGACGGGATCGCGTCACGGTTGCTGCGCGCGCTGCACAACGTCGGCGTGCCCGAGTGGTTTGGCTACGACAAGCTCGAATTCACCGCCAACATCGGGATGTTCGTGCCCTTGGGCTTCCTTCTCGGGCTCGCTCTCGCCCGCCGTGCGTGGTGGGTCGCGCTGTTCCTTCTGCCGGCGTTCTCGGGCGCCATCGAGTTCGCCCAGGGGATCGCGCTGGAAGAGCGGGTCTCGACCGTTTTCGACGTGCTTGCGAACACCATCGGCGGATACGTCGGCCTGCTCCTCGCCATGATCCTCCGCGCGATGATCTACGCCCGGGATCGCACGAAGATCGAGCGGGAGCTGTGGGAGCGCCGCGCCGCGGCCGCGGAGCTGCAGCGTCAGAACGCTGCGCGAGCCGCAGCGCGCTCCGGAGTCGCTCTCCCCACCGCACCGGCGTATGTCGAACCAGACCCCGTCACGCGCGTGCTCGACGCCGACTTCTGGGCGACGGGGGATGCTCCTACGGTGCGGTTGCCTGTGTAG
- a CDS encoding lipopolysaccharide biosynthesis protein, with protein sequence MKRNAAALVLAHSVRYVGQVSVLVVVALSGSARDVGLLSLSLATTAPIFVVFSLGMRTLILTHRSDYPLEAYLRVRAYTAVVAVALGALVGFVALGLDAAPFLVGAILMKLADYVVDFATAWLQLRQRFQLLVAISASSAAATALGAVTGILISPAMSPLFAGLGPIVLALVWVIPLLVSAIREEAGRGRSPAGASRDILRAGFPLGLSYGAVSLLVALPQIALAALSSVEDAGRFAILYYLIVGAELVTNPLSQSWIQNRRAALRTSRHPRGFVAREILRLSLGLAVVFAAGVVVGAFVLPVVFGTYYRIDTWEGLALFGCMLLIPAVYLGASALAVLNRYRASLIAVVPALAICGLACAALIPTYGTLGAILAYMLSLATRGAAPFFAIATRTEDHG encoded by the coding sequence GTGAAGCGCAACGCTGCCGCCCTCGTACTTGCGCACTCGGTGCGCTACGTCGGCCAAGTCTCGGTCCTCGTTGTAGTCGCGTTGTCGGGTTCCGCTCGAGACGTCGGCTTACTATCGCTGTCTTTGGCGACAACAGCTCCCATTTTCGTTGTGTTCAGCCTGGGCATGCGGACGCTCATACTCACGCACCGCTCGGATTACCCATTAGAGGCCTATCTCCGGGTCCGGGCATATACGGCAGTGGTTGCGGTTGCACTCGGAGCGCTCGTCGGCTTTGTTGCTTTAGGGCTCGACGCTGCGCCCTTCTTGGTGGGTGCGATACTGATGAAGCTTGCGGACTACGTTGTCGATTTTGCGACGGCCTGGCTTCAGCTGCGCCAGCGCTTCCAGTTGCTCGTCGCAATCAGTGCATCGTCCGCAGCGGCAACTGCTCTCGGGGCGGTTACAGGAATCCTCATCTCCCCGGCTATGTCGCCCCTTTTCGCTGGTCTTGGCCCTATCGTTTTGGCGCTTGTTTGGGTGATCCCACTTCTAGTCTCGGCGATTCGGGAAGAAGCTGGCCGCGGGCGCTCCCCTGCTGGCGCCTCCCGTGACATCCTTCGGGCGGGCTTCCCTCTCGGTCTGTCGTACGGCGCTGTGAGCCTGCTCGTAGCGCTCCCCCAGATTGCCCTAGCTGCGCTCAGTTCGGTGGAAGACGCTGGTCGTTTCGCGATCCTGTACTATCTCATCGTCGGCGCCGAGCTTGTCACCAACCCTCTCTCCCAGAGCTGGATTCAGAATCGCCGTGCCGCTCTCAGGACGTCTCGCCACCCGCGCGGGTTCGTTGCACGCGAGATATTACGACTTTCCCTCGGGCTCGCGGTCGTATTCGCGGCGGGTGTTGTAGTTGGTGCATTTGTCCTTCCGGTGGTTTTCGGTACGTACTATCGCATCGACACCTGGGAGGGTCTCGCACTTTTCGGCTGCATGCTTCTGATCCCGGCTGTGTATCTCGGCGCTTCAGCTCTAGCTGTGTTGAACCGCTACAGAGCTTCCCTGATAGCCGTCGTTCCCGCCCTAGCGATCTGCGGGCTGGCATGCGCGGCACTAATCCCGACCTACGGTACGCTGGGCGCGATTCTCGCTTACATGCTCAGCCTGGCCACTCGTGGGGCAGCACCATTTTTTGCGATTGCGACTCGAACGGAAGATCATGGCTAA
- a CDS encoding EpsG family protein yields the protein MAFWVMVAGLVAFSGFRHDTGTDFPLYETLLEQLDPTQAWWPQMVASPQDPGFTLLSLICLSISSDVQLVMIVSAVLTVTPMCLALRYSSKTLWFSMLLYVLLAGYLFPMNLVRQGIAVALNFYAWRYLDSHRERFLLINAVASLFHLSALVAAALQYVLRNIRPGRMFYTTVAVIAAAGIAILALPVDSLLAGNDSRYLEYLETARKNALDIGVGTIATIVFRLGTLVYTGSARSNTGEHRRFQVFATATLPFLCVGVFVSAVARMELYFASALLILLPRVAVSRQPRMLHITGIVMAASVYFVATLLSFYDLLPYQIWVPSPTDPWFAGW from the coding sequence GTGGCCTTCTGGGTCATGGTAGCTGGGCTCGTCGCGTTTAGCGGGTTTCGCCACGATACTGGCACCGACTTCCCGCTTTACGAAACACTCCTCGAACAACTCGACCCGACACAGGCATGGTGGCCTCAAATGGTCGCCAGTCCGCAAGACCCAGGATTCACCCTACTGTCTTTGATCTGTCTCTCGATCTCGAGTGACGTTCAGCTGGTGATGATTGTTTCAGCTGTCCTGACGGTCACGCCAATGTGTTTAGCACTGCGGTACTCATCGAAGACTCTTTGGTTCTCGATGCTGCTGTACGTTCTCCTGGCGGGCTACCTGTTCCCGATGAACCTCGTGCGTCAAGGGATCGCGGTCGCATTGAATTTCTATGCATGGCGGTATCTGGATTCACACCGCGAGAGGTTCCTCCTGATAAATGCGGTCGCCTCACTATTTCATTTGTCGGCGCTCGTGGCTGCGGCGTTGCAGTATGTTCTTCGTAACATCCGCCCCGGCAGAATGTTCTACACGACCGTTGCCGTAATCGCCGCCGCAGGGATTGCGATTCTTGCCTTGCCGGTGGACTCGCTCCTCGCCGGAAATGACTCCCGGTATCTTGAATACTTGGAAACTGCACGGAAGAATGCCCTAGACATCGGTGTCGGGACGATCGCAACTATCGTCTTTCGACTCGGGACCCTTGTGTACACAGGTTCAGCCCGGTCAAATACAGGAGAGCATCGTCGCTTCCAGGTGTTTGCAACAGCGACCCTGCCGTTCCTTTGCGTCGGAGTGTTCGTAAGTGCCGTCGCTCGCATGGAACTCTACTTCGCCAGCGCACTCCTCATCCTCTTACCGAGGGTCGCAGTGTCCCGTCAACCTCGCATGCTGCACATCACCGGGATCGTAATGGCGGCGTCGGTGTACTTCGTCGCGACCTTGCTCTCGTTCTACGACCTGTTGCCGTATCAGATCTGGGTACCCAGCCCGACTGACCCTTGGTTTGCCGGCTGGTAG
- the rpsG gene encoding 30S ribosomal protein S7 — translation MPRKGPAPKRPVVNDPVYGAPIVSQLVNKILIDGKKSLAEAIVYGALRGVEAKSGQDAVATLKKALDNVRPTLEVKSRRVGGSTYQVPVEVKPHRANTLALRWLVSYAKGRREKTMTERLQNEILDASNGLGAAVKRREDTHKMAESNRAFAHYRW, via the coding sequence ATGCCTCGTAAGGGTCCCGCCCCCAAGCGTCCCGTCGTCAACGACCCGGTCTACGGCGCTCCGATCGTCAGCCAGCTGGTCAACAAGATCCTCATCGACGGCAAGAAGTCGCTCGCCGAGGCCATCGTCTACGGCGCCCTCCGCGGTGTCGAGGCGAAGTCCGGCCAGGACGCCGTCGCCACGCTGAAGAAGGCGCTCGACAACGTGCGCCCCACGCTCGAGGTCAAGAGCCGCCGCGTCGGTGGTTCGACCTACCAGGTGCCGGTCGAGGTCAAGCCGCACCGCGCGAACACGCTCGCGCTGCGCTGGCTCGTCAGCTACGCCAAGGGCCGTCGTGAGAAGACGATGACCGAGCGTCTGCAGAACGAGATCCTCGACGCGTCGAACGGCCTCGGTGCCGCGGTCAAGCGCCGCGAGGACACCCACAAGATGGCCGAGTCGAACCGCGCGTTCGCTCACTACCGCTGGTGA
- a CDS encoding polysaccharide pyruvyl transferase family protein, which produces MVVGSANGSGNLGDEAMWYALVASLREQLGEVHVVTDGADGWSAHGMDDVTVLPHLFPSLVAFGRLQRSSNQVVALGARVLGRLGRWTISQSRYARAKTAPLSSLQALWFDALSSCDGLIFSGGGAITDRYAVNGVYAWSLLAVWAKRLGKPIAYVGQGVGPLSARHVPAAVDGLGSSSYLGCRDDRSTQLAHAWGIDWAATEPDWAIRAEPTPQDCAFAENLLQPLKGSKFIAVCLHTIRGATIDSRLREVMKDVTSFAATHGYRVVPVPNMYGTDANDDLATMKRAVRDLSPACRESLHFLDVKLNARQTRAVLGQADLVIATRYHTLVFAGAEGTRTVGVAIDDYWRQKLIGAQASAGQDPIAVANLSSHDSLEELFHTALTSRTCKNTEGPEMLDQSLSKFVRIASA; this is translated from the coding sequence ATGGTTGTCGGATCGGCTAACGGATCGGGAAATCTCGGTGACGAGGCAATGTGGTACGCGTTGGTCGCGAGCCTTCGTGAACAACTCGGCGAGGTGCATGTCGTAACGGACGGTGCGGACGGCTGGTCGGCACACGGGATGGACGATGTGACTGTCCTACCGCATCTCTTCCCCTCGCTCGTCGCCTTTGGCCGATTGCAGCGTTCATCGAACCAGGTCGTCGCACTAGGTGCCCGAGTACTCGGCCGGCTGGGTCGGTGGACGATAAGCCAGTCTCGGTACGCGCGCGCGAAGACCGCGCCGCTGAGTTCTCTCCAGGCGCTTTGGTTCGATGCACTGTCCTCGTGTGATGGTCTTATCTTTAGTGGCGGCGGCGCAATCACCGATCGGTACGCCGTGAATGGGGTCTATGCATGGTCTCTTCTCGCTGTGTGGGCGAAGAGACTCGGAAAGCCAATTGCGTACGTGGGCCAAGGAGTCGGACCTTTGTCCGCGCGGCACGTTCCGGCTGCGGTAGACGGCCTTGGCTCGTCCTCTTACCTCGGTTGTCGGGACGATCGGTCGACTCAACTAGCCCACGCATGGGGAATCGATTGGGCGGCTACGGAGCCCGATTGGGCGATCCGGGCTGAACCGACTCCGCAGGATTGTGCGTTCGCGGAGAACCTCTTGCAGCCGCTCAAAGGGAGTAAGTTCATCGCTGTCTGTCTCCACACGATTCGGGGAGCGACGATTGACTCCCGCCTGCGTGAAGTGATGAAAGACGTGACTTCGTTCGCCGCGACGCACGGTTATCGAGTGGTACCGGTCCCAAATATGTATGGGACTGACGCGAACGATGATCTCGCCACCATGAAACGGGCGGTTCGGGATCTGTCCCCTGCGTGCCGCGAATCCTTGCACTTCCTCGACGTGAAGCTCAACGCGCGGCAAACACGCGCCGTCCTCGGTCAAGCTGACCTAGTGATCGCAACTAGGTACCACACACTGGTGTTTGCAGGCGCCGAGGGGACAAGAACTGTGGGTGTCGCGATTGACGACTACTGGAGGCAGAAGCTCATCGGCGCACAAGCCAGCGCCGGTCAAGACCCAATCGCTGTAGCAAACCTCAGCTCGCATGATTCGCTTGAGGAGCTTTTTCACACCGCGCTCACAAGTCGAACATGCAAGAACACAGAAGGGCCCGAGATGCTTGATCAGTCGCTTTCAAAGTTTGTGAGGATCGCATCCGCGTAG
- a CDS encoding glycosyltransferase encodes MTFAYIPRADTPGRDELTRIVGAARLVEFGDATLNTVARLRLLRSRIKDAIATGAFDVIHAHSSLAGFALRTLSGRARRQVVTCYSPHGFAFLRQDVGPVVRSTFLLAERLCGNRAALIAVSPSESKIARDSLKVDAYVLPNSGDVPAGHRDPKRGAPIRVGMVGRVTYAKAPWRFAAAARRFSDRAEFVWVGSGDPAEREKWLGDAPVEITGWLEGDSLVNELEDLDILYYPTLWEGMPLSLINAQLLGIPVVATDIVGNRDVVIDGETGILANSEDSLHSALGDLIDNANLREKLGRAASVRASERFDPELRADQSFDIYASIRRQQQAQRDR; translated from the coding sequence GTGACCTTCGCGTACATCCCGCGAGCGGACACTCCCGGTCGGGATGAGTTGACTCGGATCGTGGGAGCCGCCCGCCTAGTGGAGTTCGGCGACGCAACCCTGAACACAGTCGCGAGACTCCGGCTGCTGCGCTCCCGGATTAAGGATGCCATTGCTACCGGGGCATTCGATGTGATCCACGCTCATTCTTCACTGGCCGGATTCGCGCTTAGGACGCTCTCCGGTCGAGCGCGTCGGCAAGTGGTCACCTGCTACTCGCCCCACGGCTTTGCGTTCCTTCGGCAGGATGTCGGACCTGTGGTCCGCTCCACCTTCCTACTGGCCGAACGACTCTGCGGCAACCGTGCTGCCTTAATTGCTGTTTCGCCCAGCGAATCCAAGATCGCCCGAGACTCGCTGAAGGTTGACGCCTACGTGTTGCCCAACAGCGGCGACGTGCCGGCCGGCCACCGAGACCCCAAACGCGGCGCGCCGATTCGCGTGGGGATGGTCGGGCGCGTCACTTACGCGAAGGCTCCATGGCGGTTCGCAGCGGCCGCAAGGCGCTTCTCCGACCGCGCAGAGTTCGTTTGGGTAGGTAGCGGCGATCCGGCGGAGCGTGAGAAATGGCTCGGAGATGCGCCTGTCGAAATCACCGGCTGGCTTGAGGGAGATTCTCTTGTCAACGAGCTTGAGGACCTCGACATCCTCTATTACCCGACGCTGTGGGAAGGCATGCCCCTAAGCTTAATCAACGCACAGCTGCTTGGGATTCCGGTCGTCGCAACCGACATAGTCGGAAATCGCGATGTCGTTATCGATGGCGAGACCGGAATCCTCGCGAATAGCGAAGACTCCTTGCACAGCGCACTCGGCGACCTGATTGACAACGCGAATCTTCGCGAGAAGCTGGGACGTGCCGCCTCAGTCAGGGCCTCCGAGAGGTTTGATCCCGAGCTTAGAGCCGACCAGTCGTTCGACATCTACGCATCGATTCGACGTCAACAACAGGCGCAACGCGACAGATGA